A window of Enoplosus armatus isolate fEnoArm2 chromosome 3, fEnoArm2.hap1, whole genome shotgun sequence contains these coding sequences:
- the emc3 gene encoding ER membrane protein complex subunit 3, which produces MAEPELLLDSNIRLWVVLPIVFITFLVGVIRHYVSILLQSDKKLTLEQVSDSQVLIRSRILRENGKYIPKQSFLMRKFYFNNQEDGFFKKTKRKVVPPSPMTDPSMLTDMMKGNVTNVLPMILIGGWINWTFSGFVTTKVPFPLTLRFKPMLQQGIELLSLDASWVSSASWYFLNVFGLRSMYSLILGQDNGADQSRIMQEQMSGAAMAMPADTNKAFKAEWEALELTDHQWALESVEEDLMSRELDFDGMFSKELPSGIF; this is translated from the exons ATGGCTGAGCCGGAGCTTCTGCTGGACTCCAATATACGACTTTGGGTGGTGTTGCCCATTGTCTTCATTACCTTTCTGGTCGGGGTGATTCGGCATTATGTCTCCATTCTTCTTCAAAGTGACAAGAAGTTGACGTTAGAACAGGTTTCTGACAG CCAGGTGCTTATTCGGAGCAGAATTCtcagagaaaatggaaaatacattCCCAAACAG TCCTTTTTGATGAGGAAGTTCTACTTCAATAATCAAGAAGACGGATTTTTCAAGAAGACCAAAAGAAAGGTTGTTCCACCCTCTCCAATGACAG ATCCCAGCATGCTGACAGACATGATGAAAGGAAATGTCACCAACGTGCTTCCTATGATCCTCATTGGAGGCTGGATCAACTGGACCTTTTCTGGATTTGTAACAA CTAAGGTTCCCTTCCCTCTCACTCTGCGCTTCAAGCCCATGCTGCAGCAAGGAATAGAGCTGCTCTCACTGGATGCCTCCTG ggtGAGCTCAGCGTCGTGGTATTTCCTGAACGTGTTTGGACTACGAAGCATGTATTCATTAATTCTAGGCCAAGATAATG GTGCAGATCAGTCGAGGATCATGCAGGAGCAGATGAGTGGCGCTGCCATGGCCATGCCTGCAGATACAAATAAAGCTTTCAAG GCTGAGTGGGAGGCACTGGAACTGACCGACCATCAGTGGGCACTGGAGAGTGTAGAGGAGGATTTGATGAGCAGAGAGCTGGACTTTGATGGCATGTTTAGCAAGGAGCTGCCAAGTGGTATCTTCTGA
- the fancd2 gene encoding Fanconi anemia group D2 protein produces the protein MMRKKRRSSVDKGEGATTTTKAKKSRSTGRQPKQPAPEETNESVFGVFVREAGVTLKQGGTSNEIAVDQVVFQKRIQQQLQKSPRYPGIVQEFTTGLESHIEDPERFRNCLLPCCPRLSDGDSSCASSFQESLLRMLLGIEMVQTVIINTLLEKLPEFMFDGTGDGGLSIPRIIINQLKWLDRVVDSKELALKLMELVSVAPVEVQRDIIVSLPEILEDSQHNDIARELNSLLQENTQLTVPILDALSSLNLSSSLLTEVRGAVMATLAAVQLEDLPVVVKFILHSVSTADAYEVVCNLRKKLELEQCILPPVLQASQSRMKSKGSAASGSTPATGSSQDSVALILDGIKSAVRFQKTISEAWLKAIESVDEAEDHKVIDLLVLFILHSTNANQSRRGAERVLKVKVRTGLMLEALLQKTFRDYAQVMRGYFPSILALAQSLLRSPDPCVVPFGGHMYRHSFTVFDSYCQQEVVGSLVTHVCSGVNGEVDMALELLSGMVTEKPSEMALYAVFVKGILDYMDNLTPQQIRRLFHLLSRLAFGQQQQGDHIQDDMHIVIRKQLSSTVAKYKRIGIIGAVMIVGSMGASRLKVKESQDVSLAQETLRQVTALLELVKSSSESSPEAAALYYDELANLILSCTLDPQIQETIVKSVLDDFQDDFVVDLGPEISGSFPFPARVMYNLDEEESQGSIAINLLPLLAKDNQIKGEQQSQTKKAHKRVSPLCLSPFFRLLRLCEEKQHQGDLEEIDALLGCPLILTDMDVVEKTESLSKAEREFLCSLLFYTINWFREVINAFCRQKEIEMKMKVMTRLQNITYLQTQLERALAGAPGYVPPVANFDGESSDGIILSSAAPVNKAKKNGSGKKRKAPGKSSSESSSQLEEATEADKTQQEQPEKEKEKEVRQGVSLVSYRQFFRELDMEVLSVLQCGLLSRSLLDSELHTKVREEVLLGPAELVFLLEDMLRKLEFSLTAAPAKRAPFLKGRTDKSVGFSHLQQRSSKDIASCCVQLLPALCSHLENCHNHFQTLLSENNGVVDGPATDVQEHQLMSSGYQLLLQVLNTTFSWSGFSQPGQRSLLKKALGVLAGRLKEGGAELTLEQLVKHSFEYLVNFRSTMPSLSTALCLSQLLSTVSERGGNPAAYREQTASLAKRFLSQDWVTASGEKERGNKFNEALHTLLRIYLEHVDDVLKAVEEIAGEGIPELLNASKEESSASWPTLNRQTFLVFYKVLMAALEKAAKKIPACKISDNTEAQSEKLLTWNLAVRDFHILVNLVKVFDSRPVLNVCLKYGRLFLESFLKLGMPLLDNSFKRHKEDVQSLLKTFQLSTRQLHHLCGHSKIHQDTSLTNHVPALKKSLELFVYRVKAMLTLNNCQEAFWIGNLKNRNLKGEEILSQRSQGSEEDDDDDDDEEQRSPLPQEQSDDEAQETDSEESKKVNREEDVDQDDITDDSD, from the exons ATGATGCGTAAAAAGCGACGCTCCTCTGTGGATAAAGGAGAAGGAGCTACTACGACCACCA AGGCGAAGAAGAGTCGCAGCACTGGTCGCCAACCGAAGCAGCCTGCTCCAGAAGAGACAAATGAAAGTGTATTTGGCGTCTTTGTTCGAGAGGCAGGTGTCACCTTGAAACAAGGTGGCACGTCAAATGAGATTG CTGTTGACCAAGTAGTTTTCCAAAAAaggatacaacaacaactacagaaGAGTCCCAGGTACCCTGGG ATTGTACAGGAATTCACAACTGGATTGGAGTCTCATATCGAGGACCCTGAGCGGTTTAGGAACTGTCTCCTTCCATGTTGCCCACGATTGTCGGATGGAGACTCCAG TTGTGCCAGCTCATTCCAGGAAAGTCTGCTACGCATGCTGTTAGGGATTGAGATGGTGCAG ACTGTCATCATTAACACTTTGCTCGAGAAACTCCCTGAATTTATGTTTGATGG CACTGGAGATGGAGGGCTCAGTATTCCTCGCATAATTATTAACCAGCTTAAATGGCTGGACAGAGTTGTGGACAGCAAG GAGTTGGCGCTGAAGCTCATGGAGCTGGTGTCAGTAGCACCAGTGGAGGTTCAGCGTGACATCATCGTCAGTCTGCCAGAGATACTGGAAGACTCCCAGCACAATGATATAGCCAGAGAGCTCAA CTCTTTACTTCAGGAGAACACTCAGTTGACTGTCCCCATCCTGGATGCCCTCTCTAGTCTGAACCTCAGTTCCTCATTATTGACTGag GTTCGTGGAGCTGTTATGGCCACTTTGGCTGCTGTGCAACTGGAAGACCTACCTGTGGTGGTCAAGTTCATCCTGCACTCCGTCTCAACCGCTGATGCATATGAG GTGGTGTGTAATCTTCGTAAaaagctggagctggagcagtGCATCCTCCCTCCAGTGCTGCAGGCCTCCCAGAGCCGCATGAAGAGCAAAGGATCAGCAGC GTCTGGTTCCACACCAGCAACTGGCAGCAGCCAGGACAGCGTTGCACTGATATTGGACGGCATCAAGTCAGCAGTGCGATTCCAGAAAACGATATCTGAAGCTTGGCTCAAG GCAATAGAGTCAGTGGATGAAGCGGAGGATCATAAG GTAATAGATCTGCTGGTGCTCTTCATCCTCCACTCCACCAACGCCAACCAGAGCCGTCGGGGGGCAGAGAGGgtgttgaaagtgaaagtgaggaCTGGACTGATGCTGGAGGCTCTGCTCCAGAAGACCTTCAGGGACTACGCTCAG GTCATGCGAGGGTATTTCCCCTCCATCCTGGCTCTGGCTCAGAGTTTGCTGCGCTCCCCTGACCCCTGTGTGGTGCCCTTTGGTGGACACATGTACCGACACTCATTCACTGTTTTTGACTCTTACTGCCAACAG GAAGTGGTGGGCTCTTTAGTGACCCATGTGTGCAGCGGTGTGAATGGGGAGGTGGACATGGctctggagctgctcagtggcatGGTTACAGAAAAGCCCTCAGAAATGGCCCTCTATGCTGTTTTTGTCAAG GGAATCTTGGACTACATGGACAACCTCACACCCCAGCAGATCCGCAGACTCTTCCACCTTCTGAGCAGACTGGCCTTTGggcaacagcagcagggagaTCACATCCAG gACGACATGCACATAGTGATCCGCAAACAGCTGTCCAGCACTGTGGCCAAGTACAAGCGTATTGGCATCATTGGTGCTGTCATGATTGTAGGCAGCATGGGGGCCTCCAG GCTTAAAGTGAAGGAGTCACAGGATGTGTCGTTAGCCCAGGAGACGTTGAGACAG GTGACAGCCCTGTTGGAGCTGGTGAAGTCGAGCAGTGAAAGTTCACCCGAGGCTGCAGCTCTGTACTATGATGAACTGGCCAACCTGATCCTGAGCTGTACCCTGGACCCACAGATCCAG GAGACGATTGTAAAGAGTGTCTTAGATGACTTCCAGGATGACTTTGTGGTGGATCTAGGGCCGGAAATATCAGG TTCCTTTCCCTTTCCGGCCCGTGTGATGTACAAcctggatgaggaggagagtcaGGGAAGCATTGCCATCAACCTGCTGCCTCTACTGGCCAAAGACAACCAGATCaaaggagagcagcagagtcaAACCAAGAAGGCACACAA GCGagtgtctcctctctgtctgtctccattcTTTCGCCTCCTGAGACTCTGTGAGGAGAAACAGCACCAGGGAGACCTCGAGGAGATTGACGCCCTGCTGG GCTGCCCTCTGATCCTGACAGACATGGACGTAGTagagaaaacagaaagcctGTCGAAAGCTGAGAGGGAGTTCCTctgttctttgttgttttacaccATCAACTGGTTCAGAGAG GTCATAAATGCATTCTGtagacaaaaagaaattgagatgaagatgaaagtgaTGACTCGGCTGCAGAACATCACCTACCTGCAGACACAGTTGGAGAGAGCTTTGGCAG gagcACCTGGCTATGTTCCGCCTGTCGCCAACTTTGATGGAGAAAGCTCAGATGGGATTATACTTAGTTCCGCTGCTCCTGTGAATAAGGCAAAGAAAA ATGGCtcaggaaagaagaggaaggcaCCTGGTAAGAGTTCCTCAGAGAGCAGCTCTCAGCTTGAGGAGGCGACCGAAGCCGACAAAACTCAGCAG GAGCAaccagagaaggagaaagaaaaggaggtcCGGCAAGGTGTCAGTCTGGTGTCCTACAGACAGTTTTTCAGGGAGCTGGACATGGAGGTGCTTAGTGTGCTGCAGTGTGGCTTGCTGTCCCGCTCGCTGCTGGACTCTGAGCTCCACACCAAG GTGCGGGAGGAGGTTCTGCTGGGTCCTGCTGAGCTGGTTTTCCTGCTGGAGGATATGCTTCGCAAACTGGAGTTCAGTCTTACAGCTGCCCCTGCCAAGAGAGCCCCGTTCTTGAAG GGAAGGACTGATAAGAGTGTGGGCTTCTCCCATCTACAACAGAGGAGCTCCAAGGATATTGCTTCCTGCTGTGTCCAGCTGCTGCCCGCCCTCTGCTCACATCTGGAAAACTGCCACAACCATTTCCAg ACACTGCTGTCTGAGAACAATGGTGTTGTGGACGGGCCTGCCACAGATGTTCAGGAGCACCAGCTGATGTCGTCAGGCTaccagctgctcctgcaggTCCTGAACACCACCTTCAGCTG gTCTGGATTCAGTCAGCCAGGACAGCGCAGCTTACTGAAGAAGGCTCTTGGAGTTTTGGCTGGACGACTAAAAGAGGGAGGTGCCGAGCTGACCCTGGAGCAGCTTGTAAA acACAGCTTTGAGTACCTGGTGAACTTCCGCAGCACAATGCCAAGTCTCAGCACAGCGCTGTGTCTCTCCCAGCTTCTGTCCACTGTGTCGGAGAGAGGAGGGAACCCTGCTGCCTACAGAGAGCAGACCG CTTCTCTTGCAAAACGTTTCCTGAGCCAAGACTGGGTGACAGCCAGCGGAGAGAAGGAGCGAGGGAACAAATTCAACGAAGCACTTCACACTCTCCTACG catctACCTGGAGCATGTCGATGACGTTCTGAAGGCAGTGGAGGAAATAGCTGGAGAGGGAATCCCTGAGCTCCTCAATGCATCAAAAGAGGAGAGCTCCGCATCATGGCCCACTCTCAACAG GCAGACGTTCCTGGTCTTCTATAAAGTGTTGATGGCAGCGCTGGAAAAGGCTGCCAAGAAGATTCCTGCTTGCAAAATCAGTGACAACACAGAG GCTCAGAGTGAGAAGCTGCTGACGTGGAACCTGGCTGTCAGAGATTTTCATATCCTGGTCAACTTAGTTAAG GTGTTTGATTCTAGGCCAGTGCTCAATGTGTGCCTAAAG TATGGTCGCCTTTTCCTGGAGTCTTTCCTGAAGTTGGGGATGCCACTACTGGACAACAGTTTCAAAAGGCACAAG GAGGATGTCCAGAGCCTGCTAAAGACCTTCCAGCTCAGCACCAGGCAGCTCCATCACTTGTGTGGACATTCTAAG ATTCACCAGGATACGAGCCTGACCAACCACGTACCTGCCTTAAAGAAGAGCCTGGAGCTGTTTGTTTACAGAGTGAAGGCCATGCTGACGCTCAACAACTGTCAGGAGGCATTTTGGATTGGAAACCTGAAGAATCGCAACCTGAAG GGTGAAGAGATTCTTTCTCAGAGGTCACAGGGaagtgaggaggatgatgatgatgatgatgatgaggagcagcGATCACCGCTGCCCCAGGAACAGTCGGATGATGAG GCCCAGGAGACTGACTCTGAGGAGAGTAAGAAGGtcaacagagaggaagatgtggATCAAGATGACATTACGGATGACTCTGACTAA
- the usp4 gene encoding ubiquitin carboxyl-terminal hydrolase 4, which translates to MMAEGGGPESGGAADSDSEPVAAQMPTPSTESQKQTIGSLLKTTLRKGDEWYLIDSRWFKQWKKYVGFDSWDMYNVGERSLYPGPIDNSGLFSDQETQALKEHLIDELDYVLVPTEAWNKLVSWYGCLDCQRPIVRKVVEHGMFVKHCKVEVYLLELNLCENDNMDNVVTRHFSKADTIDTIEKEMRTLFNIPSEKETRLWNKYMSNTYEQLNKPDSTVQDAGLFQGQVLVIERKNEDGTWPRQASHPKSSTTPSRNFTTSPKLSSNSTASISSTVTNGDSSCSPGYTLNNSTSSGNRLGGYNSYSSSYNYRESQSQPGLCGLSNLGNTCFMNSALQCLSNASPLTEYFLNDQYEAEINRENPLGMRGEIAEAYADLVKQMWLSRSSYVAPRTFKTQVGRFAPQFSGYQQQDSQELLAFLLDGLHEDLNRVKKKPYLALRDAEGRPDEIVAKEAWTNHRLRNDSIIVDIFHGLFKSTLVCPECSKVSVTFDPFCYLTLPLPMKKDRTMEVFLVRSDPQSRPTQYRVVVPKLGTVTDLCSALSKLCGIPPENMVVADVYNHRFHKIYRRDDGLNQIMEKDDIFVYEVQEEDSERMNLPVYFRERHSKHAGSSTSTMLFGQPLLITVPRHNLIADVLYDKILERIGRYVKQSQSPNNESRASASASASASASASASASASASATVASCSQAPECSTSSSLNASLGGCGSPLSDGASCSASSSNGSNHSGTCNETNGLYDGEEEAMDHQVSPEPENGQSEEEEEETSDLDNGSKGDAAKLCSSPAKLFTFSIVNSYGTANISPLPCDGNVLKLNPHSTVAIDWDTESKKLCYDEQEAEAYEKHESMLQPQKKKATVALRECIELFTTMETLGEHDPWYCPTCKKHQQATKKFDLWSLPRILVVHLKRFSYNRCWRDKLDTVVDFPIRDLNMSEFVCDPKAGPYIYDLIAVSNHYGGMGGGHYTAYGKNKVDGKWYYFDDSSVSSATEDQIVTKAAYVLFYQRRDEEAPSKPQPSASLGGAPEVADDHMDTN; encoded by the exons ATGATGGCCGAGGGAGGCGGACCCGAGTCGGGTGGCGCGGCAGACTCCGACTCGGAGCCGGTTGCCGCACAGATGCCAACCCCTTCAACCGAAAGTCAAAAGCAGACTATTGGGTCACTTTTGAAAACAACTCTAAGAAAGGGTGACGAATG GTATCTAATAGACAGCCGGTGGTTCAAACAGTGGAAGAAGTATGTGGGATTTGACAGCTGGGACATGTACAATGTTGGAGAACGTAGCCTCTACCCAGGACCAATTGATAACTCCGGTCTGTTCTCAG aCCAGGAGACTCAAGCCCTGAAAGAGCACCTTATAGATGAGCTGGACTATGTCCTTGTGCCCACTGAGGCATGGAATAAGCTTGTCAGCTGGTATGGCTGCCTTGATTGCCAGAGACCCATCGTCAGGAAG GTTGTTGAACATGGCATGTTTGTCAAGCACTGTAAGGTGGAGGTCTATTTGCTGGAGCTGAACTTGTGTGAGAATGACAACATGGACAATGTGGTCACACGTCATTTCAGTAAAGCTGATACTATAG ATACTAtagagaaggagatgaggacGCTGTTCAATATCCCTTCAGAGAAAGAGACGCGGCTCTGGAACAAATACATGAGCAACACCTACGAGCAGCTGAACAAGCCAGACAGCACCGTACAGGATGCTGGTCTCTTCCAGGGGCAG GTGCTTGTGATTGAGCGGAAGAATGAGGATGGCACGTGGCCCAGACAAGCCTCCCATCCCAA ATCCAGTACGACCCCATCTAGGAATTTCACTACCTCCCCAAAACTCTCCTCCAACTCAACAGCCAGTATCTCCTCAACAGTGACCAATGGAGACAGCAGCTGTAGCCCTGGTTACACACTTAACAACAGCACCTCCTCTGGCAACAG ATTGGGAGGCTACAATTCATACAGCTCCTCCTACAACTACAGAGAGTCACAGTCGCAGCCTGGCCTATGTGGTCTCAGTAATTTGGGAAACACGTGCTTCATGAACTCTGCCCtccag TGCCTGAGCAATGCATCTCCACTCACAGAGTACTTCCTCAATGACCAGTACGAGGCAGAGATTAACAGAGAGAATCCCCTGGGAATGAGGGGCGAGATTGCAGAGGCTTACGCTGATCTAGTAAAGCAGATGTGGCTGAGCCGAAGCAGCTACGTGGCCCCACGTACCTTCAAA ACCCAGGTCGGACGCTTTGCGCCCCAGTTTTCAGGCTACCAGCAGCAGGACTCGCAGGAGCTGTTGGCCTTCCTGCTGGACGGGCTTCATGAAGATCTGAACCGTGTCAAGAAGAAGCCTTATCTGGCCCTGAGGGATGCAGAGGGACGTCCAGATGAG ATTGTTGCCAAGGAAGCCTGGACGAATCACCGCTTGCGCAATGACTCTATTATAGTTGATATTTTCCACGGCCTCTTCAAATCCACTTTGGTGTGCCCAGAGTGCTCCAAGGTGTCTGTAACCTTTGACCCATTCTGCTACCTCACACTGCCTCTGCCCATGAAGAAGGACCGTACAATGGAGGTTTTCCTGGTGCGATCAGACCCTCAGTCTAGACCCACACAG TATCGAGTggtggttcccaaactgggtACAGTGACAGACCTGTGCAGCGCCTTGTCCAAACTCTGTGGAATCCCTCCTGAAAAT ATGGTGGTGGCTGATGTTTACAATCATAGGTTCCATAAAATCTATAGACGGGATGATGGCCTCAACCAAATCATGGAAAAAGATGACATCTTTGT GTATGAGGTACAGGAAGAGGACAGTGAGAGGATGAACCTGCCTGTATATTTCAGGGAGCGCCACTCCAAGCATGCTGGAAGCTCCACAAGCACCATGCTGTTCGGCCAGCCTTTACTCATCACCGTGCCCAGACACAACCTCATAGCAGACGTTCTTTATGACAAGATCCTAGAGAGGATTGG ACGCTATGTAAAACAATCACAGAGCCCTAATAATGAAAGCAGGgcatcagcctcagcttcagcctcagcttcagcctcagcttcagcctcagcctcagcctcagcgTCAGCGACTGTTGCCAGCTGCAGCCAGGCTCCTGAATGTTCCACATCGTCTAGTCTCAATGCCAGCCTGGGTGGCTGTGGCAGCCCCCTGTCGGACGGGGCCTCTTGCAGCGCGAGCTCCAGTAACGGCAGCAACCACTCAGGGACCTGCAATGAAACTAATGGGCTATATGATG gtgaggaggaggccaTGGACCACCAGGTGAGTCCAGAGCCAGAGAATGGccagtctgaggaggaggaagaggagacctCTGACTTGGATAATGGGTCTAAGGGAGACGCAGCCAAACTGTGCTCTTCGCCAGCCAAGCTCTTCACTTTCAGCATAGTCAACTCTTACGGAACAGCCAACATCAGCCCACTGCCTTGTGATGGAAATGTCCTCAAACTCAATC cacattCCACGGTGGCGATCGACTGGGACACAGAGTCAAAGAAACTGTGTTATGatgaacaggaagcagag GCCTATGAGAAGCACGAGAGCATGCTCCAgcctcaaaaaaagaaagccacCGTGGCTCTGAGGGAATGCATCGAGCTCTTCACAACCATGGAGACACTTGGAGAACATGATCCATG GTATTGTCCAACATGTAAGAAACACCAACAGGCCACGAAGAAGTTTGACTTGTGGTCGCTGCCTCGCATTCTGGTTGTTCACTTAAAACGTTTCTCCTACAACCGGTGTTGGAGGGACAAGCTGGACACAGTGGTGGACTTTCCCATCAG GGATCTGAACATGTCGGAGTTCGTGTGTGACCCTAAGGCCGGCCCCTACATATATGACCTCATTGCCGTGTCAAACCACTATGGAGGAATGGGAGGGGGTCACT ACACAGCTTATGGCAAGAATAAAGTGGATGGAAAGTGGTATTACTTTGATGACAGCAGTGTCTCCTCTGCCACAGAGGACCAGATTGTG ACTAAAGCAGCCTACGTGCTGTTCTATCAGCGCAGAGACGAGGAAGCCCCCTCCAAACCTCAGCCTTCGGCCTCACTGGGAGGAGCCCCAGAGGTGGCCGACGACCACATGGACACAAACTGA
- the gpx1b gene encoding glutathione peroxidase 1b: MATNLYNFTANRLTGETFNFSSLKGKVVLIENVASLUGTTTRDYTQMNELHARYASKGLVILGVPCNQFGHQENCNNQEILTSLKYLRPGNGFEPKFQLLEKVDVNGKDAHPLFVFLRETLPFPSDEPTALMTDPKFIIWSPVCRNDVAWNFEKFLIGPDGVPFKRYSRRFLTSNIEGDIKKLLNQAN, from the exons ATGGCTACGAACCTGTACAACTTCACGGCCAACCGTTTAACGGGAGAGACGTTTAATTTCTCTTCCCTGAAGGGCAAAGTCGTCCTCATTGAGAATGTCGCGTCTCTCTGAGGTACGACCACCAGGGATTACACCCAGATGAACGAGCTCCACGCGCGGTACGCCAGCAAGGGGCTCGTTATCCTGGGAGTGCCCTGCAACCAGTTCGGACATCAG GAGAACTGTAATAATCAAGAAATCCTCACGTCTCTGAAGTACCTCCGACCTGGAAATGGCTTTGAGCCAAAGTTTCAGCTCCTGGAGAAAGTGGATGTGAACGGGAAGGATGCCCATCCCCTGTTCGTGTTCCTGAGGGAAACTCTCCCGTTCCCCAGCGACGAGCCAACGGCCCTGATGACTGACCCCAAGTTCATCATCTGGAGCCCGGTCTGCAGGAACGACGTGGCCTGGAACTTCGAGAAGTTCCTCATCGGCCCAGACGGGGTGCCGTTCAAGCGTTACAGCAGGAGGTTCCTCACCAGCAACATCGAGGGAGACATCAAGAAGCTTCTCAACCAGGCAAACTAA